In the Desulfuromonas sp. DDH964 genome, TCAGCGAAACCAGCAGGCGCTGACAGGAGAAAAAACTCTGCTCGCTGCCGGGTTCCTTGAGATCGAGGTCGCGGATGGTCAGGGTCAGGGTCAGGGGGTTGACGCCGATGGCGCCGATGCTCAGACTGCGCCCGGTCTGGTCGGCGACCCAGGCGCTGGCGCGGCTGCGCAGCTGGCCAGGCAAAAACAGGGTGATCGCCAGCAGGAGGAGGACGACCAGGATGGCAAGGCTGGCGACGATTTTCTTCCAGCGGGACATGGGAGCCTTTCGGTGGGCGGAATCACTTTTACAGATTATAGCCAACCGGTGGGCTTTTTCAGCCGGGAATCAGGGCGCCGGCCCTGATTCTTTCAGAGCCGGCGCCAGGTAGGGGAGCCCGTCTGCTACTCCCTGCAGGACCGAGTGGATGGATGGATGGGTGGTCCGGCATCGGGTTACTCCACCAGCGATTTATACCAGACGTTCATGCTCTCCAGCTCACCGGAGATCTGGGTGTTGCGCGTTAGGGTGCCACCGAAGCGGTAGCCGCTCTTGGCAAAGGTGATGTTCATGCCGAAGGAATAGGCCCGGGCGATGGTGAAGGCGGTGACGATCCCTTCCTGAGCCGCGGCTCGTTCCAGCCGCGCGAGGAGGTAGTTGGCCAGACCGCGCCCCCGCTGTTCGGGGAGGGTGGCGAAATCGGTCATCTCGGCGTTGCGTCCGGCGAGGTCGAGTTCCGCCGAGGCGATGGCAACCAGCTCCCCCGCCGCGAAGATACCGTGGTAGCGGATGTGGCTCGCCATGGTGGTGCGCAGGTAGGCCGGGTCGTGAATCGGGAAGGGGTAGGTGGCGAAGACCACCCGGTAGACGGCGGCCATCGCCTCGCAGTCCTCCGGGCCCAGGGCCCGGTACCCGTAGCCAGGGGGGAGACTCAGCTCCTCCGGCGCCGCGCTCTTCTCGCGGGAGAGCTCCAGCACTTCGGTCACCCGCTGAGGCCGGGTCTCCCGGCGCCGTTCCGGCGAGAGGAATTTCCCCATGAAGTGGACATCGACCTCCCCCCGGTAAAAGTCCGGCACCGTCGCTTCGGGCTGGTAGCCGCGCCGGCGGAAAAGTTCTTCCCGGTCGTCGGGGACCTTGGCGAAAATCTTGGAGTAGCCCCGTTCATCGGCCAACTCTTCGAGGTAGGGGAGGAGCTCCGGCAGATCGTTGCGCGCCAGGCTCATCAGGTAAACCCGGTCGCTATGCTTGCCGTGCTGGATGGTGGAATTGCCAAAGGACTCGATCCGATCAGTGGTCATGACGGCGCTCCATGCGGCTGTTGTTCTCGGGGGTGAGGGAGATGGTGCGGTCGAAGTCGGAGAGGAGCATCTCGATCCCGGTCGAGCGGCACTCCTCGGCATCGCCCAGTTTCAGGTGGAGCCGGCAGTCGTCGCACTTGCGGTCGCAGAAGATCGGCTCGTAGCTGTTCGGCTCCTGGTAGGTGGTGATCACCCCTTCGTAGTTGCGCAGCACCACCTTGTTGGTCGAAATGGAGATCAGGTAGTTGGGAGAGAGGGGGATCTTGCCGCCGCCGCCCGGGGCGTCGACGACATAGGTCGGCACGGCAAAGCCGCTGGTGTGGCCGCGCAGGCTCTCCATGATCTCGATTCCCTTGCCGACCGGGGTGCGGAAATGGGAGAGCCCTTCGGAGAGGTCGCATTGGTAGAGGTAGTAGGGGCGGACCCGGTTCTCCACCAGCTTGTGGACCAGCGATTTCATGATGCGCGGGCAGTCGTTGATGCCGGCGAGGAGCACCGACTGGTTGCCGAGGGGGATGCCGGCGTCGGCCAGCATCCGCAGCGCCTCGCGGGAGGAACTGGTGATCTCGCGGGGGTGGTTGAAATGGGTGTTGAGCCAGAGGGGCTGATGTTTTTTCAGCACCGCCACCAGGCTATCGGTGATGCGGTAGGGGAGGACCACCGGCATCCGCGTACCGATACGGATCACCTGCACGTGGGGGATCGTCTTCAGCTCGCCGAGGATCCAGTCGAGGTAGCTGTCCGAGAGCATCAGCGGGTCGCCGCCGGAGAGGAGGACGTCGCGGATCACCGGGGTGTTGCGGATGTAGTCGATTCCCGCCAACAGTTCGGCTTTTTTCGGGATCGAGTCGACATCGCCGACCTTGCGCTTGCGGGTGCAGTGGCGGCAGTACATGGAGCAGACATTGCTGATCTGCAGCAGTACCCGGTCGGGATAGCGATGGGTGATCCCCGGCGCCGGGCTGTCCTTGTCCTCGGCAAGCGGGTCGCTCATGTCGTAGCTTTCGATCTCCAACTCCCGCGGTGACGGGAAGGCCTGCATGAAGACCGGATCGTTGCGGAAGTCATCAGCATCGACCAGGGAAAGGTAGTAGGGGGTGATGGAGAGGGGGAAACGCTTCAGGGTCAGCTCCAGTTTCTGCTTCTCCGCGCTGCTGAAACGGGTGCCGAGCAGTTCCTCGACGGTATCGATATCCTGGACTGAATGCTTGAGTTGCCAGCGCCAGTCCTTCCAGTTGGAGAGGGACGCGTCGATGTCACTGATGCGATGGGCGATATCCTGTTGTTTGCTGCTGTAAATGGGCAAGGTTAAACTCCCTTTTGGGTAATTTGGCTGGATTCGTGCTGCGGTAGTAATGACCAGCCAACCGGCCGCGAGGCCGTTAGAAATAATAGCCGAAGTTAATATTGATCCGGGTGTTGCGCTCGTTGTCCGGGGTGGTCGGATTGCCGTTCATGAAGATCATGTTCTCCCCGGAGATAACGTCGAAATAGGTATAGAGCGGCCCGGCGGCGACCATGGCGCCGACGACGTTCTGCCAGGCGGTGCCGAAGGAGCCCTCGTCGGGCTCGATGACGGTGTTGTCGGAGTAGACCTGGATGCTGTCGAGGGGACCCCAGTCGAGGGGGAAGGTGTAGGCGGCGTTGAAGATGCCGATCGACGCTTTTGCCGGCGCGTCCCAGGCCGCGGCGAAGGCGCCGACGTGAATCAGGCGGTTGTCGACCCCGGTCGGGTTCTCCAGGGCGTACTCGTAGGCTGCATATTCGAGCTGGACGTTGAGGTTGCCGTAATTTCCCACCAGGTGCACGGCGCTCGCCCAGTGGTCGCCCATGTCGCCGGTGGCGGTGTTGTAGACCTGGCCGTATTCACCCGACCAGCCGAATTCGGTGGCGCAGGTTTCGCTGTGCTGCAGAGTGTAGGCGAGCCGCAGGTTCCCCTGGTTGGTCTCCTCGTTGGCGTTGACCCCTTCGGTAATCAGGTCGATGGAGTAGCGCTCCTTGTCGCTGGAGTTGCCGAGCTCGGCATTCTTGTAGAAGGCGACGGCGATATCGAGGGGACCGGGGGTGTAGAGAAACTTCACCCCCATGTCGTAGTCATCTTCCAAGCCGAGGTAGTAAGCGCCGCTGAACCAGAAGTTGTGGGACGCGTAGGGCTGGATACCGAAGGGGACCTGCTGGATGCCGATCTGTCCCTGGAGGTCGTCGGAAAAGTTGTAGCCGATCCAGCCGTGATGGATGGTGTCGAAGTCATATTCGGGGTAGAAGCGATACTCCGCCGATAGCAGGATGTCGGCGACTTCGCCATCGAGATTGAGCCGGAACAGGTCGAAGGCAAAATCGCCCCCCTTGTCTTTGGATGCCGCGCTCCAGTCCTGGAGTCCGTAGTTCACCCGCAGGGCGCCCCCCAGCCTGATGCCGGTAGCGTCTTCGAGCTTTTGCAGGCGGCTGTCGAGGGCGTCCAGGGCCGAATCGGCGGCGAGGACGGGTGAAGCGACCGCCAGCAGGAAAATCATGGTCAGGGCAAGATGCAACAGTCTTTTCAAATGCAAGAGAGTCTCCTTTTGGCAATCAAGTGAATGGGGGATCATAGTGCGGCCTTGCGGGCTTCCGCCAGCCAGCCATCCCACTGCGGGCGATGCTTGGCGATCCACTCATCGGCCTGGCGTTCAATGTCATGCTGCGACTTTTCGCCATTCTCCATGCGGGCATTCTGCTCGTTGATATCGGCCAGGGGGAGGGTGAAAAGCTCGAAAAACTTCTTTGCCGCCGGGTTCTTGGCGAGGAATTTCTTGTTGGCGACAATCCGGATGTCGCTGACGACGAAGCCGAGCTTGGCCGGATCGCTCACCGCGCCCTGGACGCCGCTGACAGTCATGCGCTCCTTGCCGGTCAGCTGCGATTCGGTGGGGTTGATCTCCGGTACGTTGATCCACATGACATCCTGGCCCGGCTTGAGCTTGAAGATCGTCCAGTTCGGTGCCCAGGTGTAGAAGAACGCCGGTTTTCCGGCCTGGTATCTGGCCAGGGTCTCGGCCATGCTGGCAGAGTAGGACGCCTTGATCAGGTTGATATCATCGTCGAGGCCGTACACCTTCATGTGGTGGGCGATGACCTTCTCGCAGCCCCAGCCGGGGGGGCACGCGGTCAGGTCCGCCTTGCCGTCACCGTTGGCGTCGAAGGCCTGCTTGACTTCGGGACGACGGAAGTCATCGAGGGAGCGGATGTTGTATTTCTCCACATCCCGCTTCGAAACCAGATAGCCCTGCAGGCCACCGGCCTTGGAGACGTATCCGACCTTTTCCGCCCGTTCGTAAAAGTGTTTCGGCAGCTGGCCATCATGCATGGGGAACCAGCCGTTGGTCCAGTAGTCGAGGTCGCCGAGGGCCAGCGACTGGTAAAAAATCGGGTTGGTCAACTCCTTCGGGTTTTTTACCTTGTAGCCGAGCTCTTCCAGCCCCTTGCGTACCAGCACTTCCTGGAAGTAGCCGGTGTTCCAGGTGGCGCGGGCGGGCTGGACCGTAACGCCCTTGCCGGGCTGCTCGCTCGCTGCCAGGGCCGGTCCGGCCAGCATCAGGGCGAGCGCGATGGTGAACAGTTTCAAGCTTTTTCTCATCTTCAGCTCCTTTTTATTGGGTGCGAAACATACAGTTGCATTGATTTTAGTTGGACCTGCGTGGTTGCCCCATCCCCTGGGTGATGCGGTCGAGGATCATCGCCAGCAGCACGATGGCCAGACCGCCAATCGTCGCCAGGCCGATCTCCAGGGTGTTGAGCCCCTGGACCACCGGGCCGCCGAGACCGCCGGCGCCGATCATCGCCGCGATGACTACCATTGACAGGGCCATCATGATGGTCTGGTTGAGGCCGGCCATGATCGACGGCAGGGCGAGGGGGAACTGGACCTTGCGCAGCACCTGCCAGGGGGTGGCGCCAAAGGCGAGGGCCGCCTCGACCAGCTCCGGGTGGACCTGGCGAATGCCAAGGCTGGTGAGGCGAACGATCGGCGGCAGGGCGAAAACGATAGTCGCCAGGACCCCGGAAACGGTGCCGATGCTGAAGAGCATGACCACCGGGACGAGGTAGACGAAGGCCGGGGTGGTCTGCATGGCGTCGAGGAAGGGGCGCAGCAGCACCTGGAAGCGGTCGCTGCGCCCGGCCAGGATCCCGAGGGGGATGCCGGCCAGGGCACAGAAAAGGACCGCGCAGATAACCATCGACAGGGTGATCATGGTCTCTTCCCAGAGGCCGAGATAGCCGATAAGGAGCAGAGTGAGAACTGTGAAGACGGCGATCCGTTTCCCTGCGTAACGCCAGGCGGCGAGGGCAAGCAGCAGGATGAGCAGGCTCGGCGGCATAATGTCAAACAGCCATTGTAGCCCTTCCAGGGTCTTTTCGATCGGGACCTTGATGAACTGGAAGAGATCGCGGTAGTTATAGACCAGCCAGTCGACACCGGACTGGATCCAGTCGTCGAGGGGGATCAGTTTTTCATCGAAATTGAGCAGTCTCATGCGATCACCTTTTCAGATTGCGCCTCCGCTTCGGCCTCGGCGGTCTCCTGCTGACCCCGGTGCAGGGTGCGCAGAAAGAGGTTCTTGGAGATGACACCGAGATAACGACCGTCTTCGTTTACCACCGGGATCGGCCAGGGGTGGGCGGTGATTTCCGGGAGAATATCCTGCATCGAGTCGCTGGCGGTCACGGCCTTCGCCTGTTCCAGAAAGGCCGGGCTCAAATCCTTCCCCCCCCCACCATCGATCAGATCCTTGAGGCTGTCGGTCGAGACCACCCCCTTGAGCTGGCGCTCGGAATCGAGGACATAGCCGTAGGCGCGGTCCTGGCTGATCAGCCGCTGCAGGGCGGCCCGCGGTCCCTCGCCCTGGTGGCGGATGACGGTGACCTGGGTATCGCGGGCGATGTCGCCGGCGGTGAGGATATTGGTCGGGTCGACGCCGCGGAAAAAGGCGCGCACGTAGTCATCGGCCGGGTGCTGGAGGATCTCCTCCGGTGTGCCGACCTGGACCACCCGGCCTCCCTCCATGATGGCGATGCGGTCGCCGATGCGCATCGCTTCGTCGAGGTCGTGAGAGATGAAGACGATAGTGCGCTGGGCGCGGGCCTGGAGCTTGAGGAGTTCATCCTGCATCTCGGTGCGGATCAGCGGGTCGAGAGCGGAGAAGGCTTCGTCCATCAGCAGGACGTCGGGGTTGACCGCGAGCCCCCGGGCCAGGCCGACCCGTTGCTGCATGCCGCCGGAGAGCTCCCGGGGGAAGCTGTTGGCATAGCCGTCGAGGCCGACCTGGGCGAGGGCCTGCAGGGCCCGTTCATGCCGCTCCGGCTTGGGCATGCCGGACATCTCCAGGCCAAAGGCGGCGTTGTCGAGGACCGACAGGTGCGGCATCAGGGCAAAAGACTGGAAAACCATCCCCATCTTCTTGCGCCGCAGCTCTCGCAGCTGCTGGTCGTTCATGGTTGATACGTTGTCGCCATCGACGTAGATGGCGCCGGCGGTTGGTTCGATCAGCCGGTTGAGCATGCGCACCATGGTCGACTTGCCGGAGCCGGAGAGGCCCATGATGACAAAAATCTCCCCGACGCGAATCTCGAAGCTCGCCTCGTGAACGCCGACGGTCATGCCGGTCTTGCTATGAATCGTCTCCTTGTCCGCTCCGTCGGCGAGCATCTTCAGGGCCCTTTTCGGGTGCGGTCCAAAGATCTTGCTGACCGCTTCGACCCGTATTTTATTGACGTGCGATGGCATGCAGACTCCTGTCCTGCGACTTCCCGGGCGCCAGAAACGGTGGCACCTGGGGAATGCGCTGCGAAAATAGGGACAGGCCGCCGCGTGGAAAATATCCACTGGCTAATGGGGAGCTTTGCACGCGACGGCGTGCCCGGGATGAATCAACTGGTTTTTGCGGCTGGGCAACCCGCAACCGGAATAACGGGGGACTCCCGTCATTCGGTGCTGCCCAGAGAGGTTGAGGCGTTAAGATCCCGGGTCGGGCGACACGGGCAGAAAGCCTCATAGCGGGTTGAGGTCGGAACGCCCTGGCGGGGCGCCACCATCAATGGCTGAATATACCGTAATGATCAGGAAAGGTCAAATCGTCGGTCCTGCCCCCTGCGCGCGCGAAGCCGCTCCCTTCCCCTGGACCAGGGCTGACGGTTGCAATTCTTCTGGTAAGCTTAGGGGGTCGAAGCGCCACGACGAGAGCGCAACCCTTCCCAGGAGAGCATGCAAGATGGCCCGCAAGATCTTTGTCGCCGCGACCGGCCAGAACTGCGGCAAGACCACGGTCTGCCTGGCGCTGCTGCACCTGGCGCAGGCAAAATACGCCCGCGTTGGCTTCATCAAACCGCTCGGACCGAAGCCGGCCCTGCTGAACGGGCGGCCGATGGACAAGGACGCGGCGTTAATGGCCGAGGTCTTTGGTCTGAAGAAAGTCCTGCGCCACATGTCACCGGTGGTTCTCTTTCCGGAAACCACGCGCCAGGTCATCGACGGCCAGCTCGATCCCTCCGGTTACCGTGGGCAGATCGTCGCGGCCTGCGCCGCCCTCGAAAAGCAGTGCGATTTCCTCGTCATCGAGGGTTCCGGGCACCCAGGAGTCGGCTCCGTGGTCGGCCTCTCCAATGCCACTATCGCCGGCCTGGTCGGGGCGCCGGTCCTGCTCATCACCGGTGGTGGCGTCGGCAGCGTCATCGATGCGGTCACCCTCAACCGGGCGCTGTTCGAGAAGGAAGGGGTCGAGGTGCGTGCGGTGCTGGCGAACAAGCTGATCCCCGAGAAGCGCGACCCCACCCTCGATTACCTGCGCCGGGCCTTTGCCCGGGAGCCCTTCGCGCTCCTCGGCGGCTTCAACTACCAGCCGATCCTCGCCAACCCGACCCTGGGGCGCGTCGCCCGGCTGCTCGGCCTTGAGCTGCACGGCAACCGGCGCGAGGCGAAGCGGATCCTTCACCACGTCCAGATCGGCGCCGCCTCCACCCAGCGCGTCGCCGAGTTGCTGAAGAACGACTCGCTGCTGATCGTCACCAGCAGCCGCGACGAACTGCTGGTGACGATGGCCAACCTCTACCAGATTCCCGAGTACCGCTCCCGTATCGTCGGCCTGGTTATCCCCGGGATTCTGCCGATCAACAAGATCACCCAGCAGATCCTCGATCGCAGCAATATCCCCTACCTGCGCACCGCGAAGAATACCACCGCCGAGCTTTACCAGACCATCGTCGAGGATGTTTCCAAGCTGACCGCCGAGGACAAGGAAAAGCTCGATCTGGTGCGCAAGCTCGCCGAGTTCCGCTTCGATTTTGAAGCGATTGACAGGTTGTTCGCTTGAGGACAAGGTGGGAAGAAGACCCCAGGCGTTTCCCGCGGATCAAGTCCGATCACTTCAGTTAAAATTCGGATCGAGCCTTTCGCGATTGCCTGATCCAAACCTGATCGGACCGTACCTGAATGCTATATACACGCGAACTTCCGGCAGCATTCAACACCAGAGAGGAGGAGTGACCCATGCCCCATCTCCAGTTCGAAATAAACTTCCCCGTCGAGGAGGCCGACAAGGTTCTTTTTGCCGCCCGGATCAAGGCCCACTTTGCCGAGATCATGGACACCGGCACCGACCATATCGGCGTCACTCTGCGCTGTCTCGGGCGTAACGATCTCTCCTTCGGCCATGCCGATGACCCGGAGGCCGGTATCGCCTTCGTCAACGCCGACATCCGCGGCGGCCGCAGCCAGGAGCAAAAGCGTCGACTCTGCCTTGCCTTCATCGCCGAGCTGGGCCGGGTCTGGCAGGTGCCGCCGCAGAATGTCTACGTCATCCTGACCGAACACCCGGGCGAGCATTTCCAACTCCACGACCGCGTGCTTCCCGGCTGGTCGACCGGGGAGGACCCGCTCGCCGATCTGCCGGAAACCTGCTGACCTCCCAAAGGGAAGATTCCGGCCGAAGCCTGGTGGCAAAAGGGCAGCGGCCGCCGAAAAAATTGGACGCCAGGCGTGCGATGGAGGGTTGCCAAACGGCTCTGGTTTTGCGAGGATAGCAGCTTGCAGGTGATGGCTGGCGCCGCCCCTGCAACCGGACCGATCCCCCGCGCAGAGAGGGCCCAAGGCGATGTCGTTTACCGGCGACCTGGAACACCTTCCTATTGTTGACATCATTCAGCTGCTGCATGCGGCCCGCAAATCGGGGACCCTCACGGTACATAACAGCAAGGGGGACAACCAGCTGGTCTTTCGCGACGGCTTCATCGTCAGCGCCAACAATTCCCGCAACAACGTCCGCATCGGCCGCATCCTCCTCGAAATCAACGCCATCAAGGAAGCCGACCTCGAACAGGCCCTCGCATTTCAGAAGGCGGCCGGCGCCGATCGCAAGCCGCTGGTTACGACCCTGATCGAGCGTGGCCTGGTGGCGAAGGAAGATGCCTTCAAGGGACTCGAAATCCTCATCGAGAAGACCGTCCTCGAGATCCTGATCTGGAAGGAAGGGAGCTTCACCTTCGATGTTGACGTGGTCAATGTCGCGGACGAGTACCGCTACATCCCCGAGAAGATGAAGAAGGAGATCAACCTAAACAGCCAGAATGTGCTGATGGAGGCATTGCGGCTCTACGACGAAAAGAAACGGGACGGCGAACTCGAAACCGAATTCGAGGAAGAAGAGGCGAGCCTCCCGGTACTTGCCGCGGCCGCGCCGGTGGCGGCCGGCCCGGAAATTTCCGCCGACATTCTCGGCCTGGCCGACATCGACAAGCTGGAACGGAAAATCCCCGATGTCTTCATCGGACTCGCCGATCCCGAACCCGACCCGTTGGCCGACCTGCAGCAGC is a window encoding:
- a CDS encoding phosphotransacetylase family protein — protein: MARKIFVAATGQNCGKTTVCLALLHLAQAKYARVGFIKPLGPKPALLNGRPMDKDAALMAEVFGLKKVLRHMSPVVLFPETTRQVIDGQLDPSGYRGQIVAACAALEKQCDFLVIEGSGHPGVGSVVGLSNATIAGLVGAPVLLITGGGVGSVIDAVTLNRALFEKEGVEVRAVLANKLIPEKRDPTLDYLRRAFAREPFALLGGFNYQPILANPTLGRVARLLGLELHGNRREAKRILHHVQIGAASTQRVAELLKNDSLLIVTSSRDELLVTMANLYQIPEYRSRIVGLVIPGILPINKITQQILDRSNIPYLRTAKNTTAELYQTIVEDVSKLTAEDKEKLDLVRKLAEFRFDFEAIDRLFA
- a CDS encoding tautomerase family protein; its protein translation is MPHLQFEINFPVEEADKVLFAARIKAHFAEIMDTGTDHIGVTLRCLGRNDLSFGHADDPEAGIAFVNADIRGGRSQEQKRRLCLAFIAELGRVWQVPPQNVYVILTEHPGEHFQLHDRVLPGWSTGEDPLADLPETC
- the proX gene encoding glycine betaine/L-proline ABC transporter substrate-binding protein ProX, with the translated sequence MRKSLKLFTIALALMLAGPALAASEQPGKGVTVQPARATWNTGYFQEVLVRKGLEELGYKVKNPKELTNPIFYQSLALGDLDYWTNGWFPMHDGQLPKHFYERAEKVGYVSKAGGLQGYLVSKRDVEKYNIRSLDDFRRPEVKQAFDANGDGKADLTACPPGWGCEKVIAHHMKVYGLDDDINLIKASYSASMAETLARYQAGKPAFFYTWAPNWTIFKLKPGQDVMWINVPEINPTESQLTGKERMTVSGVQGAVSDPAKLGFVVSDIRIVANKKFLAKNPAAKKFFELFTLPLADINEQNARMENGEKSQHDIERQADEWIAKHRPQWDGWLAEARKAAL
- the proV gene encoding glycine betaine/L-proline ABC transporter ATP-binding protein ProV; the protein is MPSHVNKIRVEAVSKIFGPHPKRALKMLADGADKETIHSKTGMTVGVHEASFEIRVGEIFVIMGLSGSGKSTMVRMLNRLIEPTAGAIYVDGDNVSTMNDQQLRELRRKKMGMVFQSFALMPHLSVLDNAAFGLEMSGMPKPERHERALQALAQVGLDGYANSFPRELSGGMQQRVGLARGLAVNPDVLLMDEAFSALDPLIRTEMQDELLKLQARAQRTIVFISHDLDEAMRIGDRIAIMEGGRVVQVGTPEEILQHPADDYVRAFFRGVDPTNILTAGDIARDTQVTVIRHQGEGPRAALQRLISQDRAYGYVLDSERQLKGVVSTDSLKDLIDGGGGKDLSPAFLEQAKAVTASDSMQDILPEITAHPWPIPVVNEDGRYLGVISKNLFLRTLHRGQQETAEAEAEAQSEKVIA
- the ablA gene encoding lysine 2,3-aminomutase; protein product: MPIYSSKQQDIAHRISDIDASLSNWKDWRWQLKHSVQDIDTVEELLGTRFSSAEKQKLELTLKRFPLSITPYYLSLVDADDFRNDPVFMQAFPSPRELEIESYDMSDPLAEDKDSPAPGITHRYPDRVLLQISNVCSMYCRHCTRKRKVGDVDSIPKKAELLAGIDYIRNTPVIRDVLLSGGDPLMLSDSYLDWILGELKTIPHVQVIRIGTRMPVVLPYRITDSLVAVLKKHQPLWLNTHFNHPREITSSSREALRMLADAGIPLGNQSVLLAGINDCPRIMKSLVHKLVENRVRPYYLYQCDLSEGLSHFRTPVGKGIEIMESLRGHTSGFAVPTYVVDAPGGGGKIPLSPNYLISISTNKVVLRNYEGVITTYQEPNSYEPIFCDRKCDDCRLHLKLGDAEECRSTGIEMLLSDFDRTISLTPENNSRMERRHDH
- the ablB gene encoding putative beta-lysine N-acetyltransferase yields the protein MTTDRIESFGNSTIQHGKHSDRVYLMSLARNDLPELLPYLEELADERGYSKIFAKVPDDREELFRRRGYQPEATVPDFYRGEVDVHFMGKFLSPERRRETRPQRVTEVLELSREKSAAPEELSLPPGYGYRALGPEDCEAMAAVYRVVFATYPFPIHDPAYLRTTMASHIRYHGIFAAGELVAIASAELDLAGRNAEMTDFATLPEQRGRGLANYLLARLERAAAQEGIVTAFTIARAYSFGMNITFAKSGYRFGGTLTRNTQISGELESMNVWYKSLVE
- a CDS encoding ABC transporter permease, with protein sequence MRLLNFDEKLIPLDDWIQSGVDWLVYNYRDLFQFIKVPIEKTLEGLQWLFDIMPPSLLILLLALAAWRYAGKRIAVFTVLTLLLIGYLGLWEETMITLSMVICAVLFCALAGIPLGILAGRSDRFQVLLRPFLDAMQTTPAFVYLVPVVMLFSIGTVSGVLATIVFALPPIVRLTSLGIRQVHPELVEAALAFGATPWQVLRKVQFPLALPSIMAGLNQTIMMALSMVVIAAMIGAGGLGGPVVQGLNTLEIGLATIGGLAIVLLAMILDRITQGMGQPRRSN